Part of the Nicotiana sylvestris chromosome 2, ASM39365v2, whole genome shotgun sequence genome, gaatatagaaagatagtgaataaaataaaatacatagaatacaacgggatacattgaaatacaatgaaaaaaagataatgaatacaatgaaatgcatagaatacagcgagatacattgaaatacaatgaaaaaaagacactgaatacaatgaaatacagcaagatacattgaaatatattaacagaaaatacAAGTTCCATTACAGCGAGAAAATATGTGTCAAaatctttccttcttccattgtTTTTTCAAGAGCAATTGTCTGTAAATGGCAacaattttattttcttttgtttggcTGTGTCGACTTTGTATACTCTTTTAGCAAATAAGAGCATTAGACTTGAGAGAGAAATTTCACggcttcttctccttcttctgcgAGATTGAAATTCGACTGTGAATGAGATTGGGAGGCTGAGGACGGCGATATCAATGAATAACGGCCACGGTCAAAACGGTGACGGTGGCAATTGCTCCAGCGTCCGGCGGAGGAGAAGACATCTGGaagtagagagagagaggggaAAAATAGATATGGGGGATGGGATAGGAGAAATTTGAGGGgatatgagagagaaaaataatacaaagcttatcttatggcttaagggtaggaggtgaccataaatagatatttgactataaaaaatcaaaaagtagctatgaaatataattttttaaaaaggtatttatttaaaataaataaggtatcaacttTTGCTATAGGAGTTAACTAATCCTTTCAGGCGGCTAACGGGCTATGTAGGTTTCAATATCATTAGGCAATGGTAAAATACATAAACAACCCCTTCAAATTGTCCTCAACGGTCAGCCAGACACCTCAACTGACCCGTTTATCATTTTAACACTTCTTCTCCACTAAAGTACGACCCCGTGAATCCTTCACGTTGACATGGCAAAATGTGTGCTTTATACTTAATTCTAAGCGCGTGAAACTCTCaaaattaagttttttttttcttttttcttttaaatttaacTTTATTATATATGGGTCCCACTATATTTTATTTTCCACACATTAATTTCACTTTCTTCCCAAAATATTCCATCTTCACCAAACCTCTTCCTTCCGCCATTAATCCACTCCTCTTCTTCAATCTcgaaaataatgtaataattaaTAACAACCACTACATAATAACAATTTCATTGACCGCCCACTTCAATTGCTCGTCTTTTCTTCAAATCTGCAATCGATACAAAATAAATGAACATAGCGATTTTGGTTCTTAAATTTTCTATTGGGTAACAACATTGGCTCGATACAAATTTCACAGGTGAAATTTTGATGTTCATCTGGTAATTCTGTCACGACAATTTCTTATGCTTGGTTTTGTTCTGAATTATTTCGGTCATGTTTTTGCAGTATGTTTCCCATTATTAATGTGAGTGGTgtgtttgatattttttttttttgcaagttCCTAAGAGAAAAGTCATCTCACCCTATTTTTAATACGAAAATGGTTAATTTTCAAACATGACACAATGCAAAAAAGTGACCAGCCCGCACAAAATTGACAGCTTTTTGGGCAATCGGAATTGACAAGGGAGTATTATCATTTTTAGCTCgtgtcagaaactatttacattcaCGAGTcaaaaaaagtgtataaaatttatataatttttatatataacatatataatgtatatatatacaaaaaaatatatattttttgactaTTAATTTTAGAACAGCTATACAGTATCATTTTCCTACTAGTCTAGTAAACAGTAGGCCCAATAGAAAATGGACCAAGTCCAAAAGCCCATCCAGATAAAAAAAAGTCCAAAAGCCCAGGCGAAGTTGCCGTAGCGTAGTAAGGAACGGAAGCGGGTGAACCGAGTGGCTCTGTAATTTTCTCCGACGATATTGCAACGTGTGGCGCTCACGATTTTTTCTTCTCATATTAGGTGAAATAATAAAAAGGACAAAGGGATAgtatatataaatatcaatacaCGCTGTACGAGAGAGATCTTTTTCCTTCCGAAGTTGTGGTGGTTCACAGAATCATACTTTGACTCAATCGAAAACTAGCACTGAAAAATACAACACGAAGCGATTACCTGCCGATTTCCGCCATGACAACTCTTCAAGCATCCACCTCCTACAGCGTCGGCTTCGGGATTTCATCTTTCGCTACTCTTCCTAAGTCTTCTTCTCGTCGCTACGTCACCGTAGCTAAAAGTAATCATTTTTCAGCTTCACAGTCATTATTTCTTCTCATTTCCTTTCTGTTGCATATTTTTGTTTTCGATTTTTGAATTATTAGTTTGTTTATGGCGATAAGCTCCTGGAATTGGATCCATGGAGACTTTTGATGTTAAAAACTGCCTCGAGCTTTTAAATTTTTGCTTCACATTTTAGTTTCGAGTTTAGAATGTCTTCATATAGATCTTGAAGACTCATTTTTAATCACGGCAGATAAGCATCTATAGATTTACTTGTGATTTTTCCGTAAAATGAAAATAAGGCCTCCATTCAGCTACATCAAAATTTGATTATGAACATAAAATCAACAAATTTAGTACAAGTTTAAGCTATCAATTTTACTGAAATGACTAATTTCTTCGGCGTGGTTTGCATATATAGTGGAACCATCAGAGAAATCTGTCGAAATCATGAGGAAATTCTCGGAGCAGTATGCTCGCAGGTCAGGAACATATTTCTGCATGGACAAAGGCGTAACTTCTGTGGTCATCAAGGTACTTTCGTTTCCCTTCCACATTTATTTTAATGATCATTCGATTGCTTGCAGCTGCTATAATAATAACCTCTGTTCTGCACTTCCTATATGCACTTGTATGTTTATGACTTTTGCGTATGTTTCATATcatattttcctatttttatCTCTAGGTGTGGCAAATGATTAATCTTCTCTATTTCACTTACTGAGATTCTGTCTTAGGGATTGAATTTTGCGACAAGGGCCTTTAGTCTCCACTCTCCATGAAAGCTGTCTTCAATAGCATATTaatgttgttttattatttactctaTGATTTTGTGACTGTTGATTAGCAACTAATAGAGAGGGTCAATGTCAAATTCACTGCTTCAACTTGTGGTATTTCTTTGTCAGCTGGTAAATTACTGTagaaataataattttcatgtcaATGTGCTCCCTTGGTTTTAAAGATTGAATAGGTGGTTGCTTTTGCCCAGGTATCTTTCAGTTAGTATATTTTAGGTTGAGGTGTATTTTTGTGTATCTTATGGAAGCATGTTTCTAAGTTGGTTGGTGAACATATAAATTTGAATTTTGGAGCTTTCAAGAAGTGGAAATCCTTGAACCAAGGGGACATCTTATGACATAAAATGAGGATAAGAGAGAACAACAGTATAACGTCTAGTTATGTAATAAAAGAGATGTGTAAGAGGGGAAATAAAAACAAAGAACAATGGAAAAGAAGAGCTTAATAtataaaatgccaattttggCGCAAAGAAGGGAATAAAAGTTGAGAAATTATGATAATGTGAGTAAAAGATTTATCATCTCATAACCAAGATAGATGAATAGGATATATCGCAGTTGTTTCAAAGAAAAATGACAGTGGTGGACTTAATAGATCGGACAGAGGCCAATCACAAAGATTGATCAAACATGGTGTCCTTATTTTAAGGTGGAACATGATGGAACACAATCCTTCTTTATGAAGAGCCACGAGGAAGTTGTAGTGTGATTGCAAACCATGGAAAAGCTATTCTGTTGAAGGAGAGCTATGAACACTAGAAGCCCCATATCAACAGGGCAAGGGAGTGGATAAGGAGAAGTCTTTTGATAACATGGAAGGGTGCTCGCCTGGATTGTGTTGGGGTAGTTGAGGATCCTCTTGGTTGTGTTGGGTTACATCCATGATTTACCTATTGAACATAATAGCTACCCCCGAATAAATAACAACAATGATAGCAAtaaaatgtcaaaaataataACAGTTAGCAGCAACCAAGGTGAACGGGAGGTTAAATCCAAAATCTAAAAAATGGTTTTAAAGCCTCAGCCACATCAAAAGTAACCTATGGAAAACATACTTCCCAATGGAAAGAAGTGAATTTTATATGCAGTTGTGGTAAGTATCCTGTTGCGTTTTTATAGAGCATCAAAACATAAGGTCGTTTCCAAGCGTGTAATGGAACTTGCCTTAGGACTTAGGAGTATCATTTATTAGTCTGATAGCTTGTAGTTGTAGGATTAGTTTTATTTGATTATTCGATAGCCATTATGACTTCTCCCTTTCGGTGTTGGATGCTTTTTGTCTTACAAAGTTTTCTAAATTATGTTGCTCTACAAAGAACCGAAATATCACCTTTTAGAAATTTGAATCGAGAAGATATTTAAGAAGTCTGTAGGCTAAGCATGAATGAATCTGCATACAGAGACGCTGTAACTATTAATAATCTTGAGGAGACGAAAGAATTAGTCATTTTTAGGACCTAAGTCTAGATTCACAGAATACTACGACTAACCAGAATATCTTTATCCTTGAAAAGTAATTTTTGCTACAGAGACCCGTACTTTGTCTTTTTAATagtaattgttttttttttcaaaaaggaaaaaacagaCCTGTACAGATTTAGTCCCCCCCGCCCCAACACACACAAAAAAATGGAATGATGTGTGTTAAGGAACTCCTTAACTTTCACAACTTATTAAGATGTTTTACTAGAAATACATGTAAGAAGCATATCACGATTGTCTGATTTATGCACATATGAAAGACATTCATTGGTGTCTTTGAAAACTTAATAATCTTAGGTTCCATTTAGGTGGAGCATAGGTGGTTTATAGTTTAGTACTGTTCTTGTTAGGATGTCTTAGTCCCTACACCCAGTGGTTCCTATATTCCTTATTGAAACATCTACATCGAGGACAGGATTTAATTAATGGTATTTTTTGACATATGCTTAGGGATTGGCAGAGCACAAGGATACATTGGGTGCGCCACTCTGCCCCTGCAGGTAAATATTCACTCCTAACACATTTGTTCTGATGGTTTTCATGCTTTGCTCCTTACCTGTTACCACAGTACCTTTGTAATCGTTATTACCATGAACTGTACCATGTTGTTATCATTTTAATTTTTCAGGCATTATGACGACAAAGCTGCAGAAGCACAGCAGGGCTTCTGGAATTGTCCGTGTGTACCAATGAGAGAGAGGTAAAATGAGTTTTGCCTGTATCTATAGACTTGTTGTATTCTGGTGATCACACTTCGTTTTTGCTTTCTGGGGGTAAAAAGAAAAGCAGAAGATCTTGTAAGTAGAAAATCAATATTCTGCATTCTAAAGATCTATTATTCAGCTTATGGGTGCATGAATTTAAGGATAACTTGTCTGTTGCCTTTGTGTGTCCTTTGCCATTCGATGTTTATAGCTCAATTAATCTTACCTCATAAAAATAAGAATGTTTCTAGCTCAATTACGTGTGCTATCATATATATCTGGTCATAACCATTTCACTCTGTGTGTCAATCCAAGTAGCCGTGGACGTTATGGTTTAGTATTTTATCATCTATAAAAGCTCCAATTAAGTTCTGTGTTGATCAGTCTACTTTTGTCGCCTTACTGTGTGTCCCAGGTCGTCCTTGCTTTGCCTTGCGATGGCTTGGTCCATGACTAGTATGCTCGGACTCTCGGATTCGGTAAACGCAATGGGCATGGGGCCTTCATTGGCTCCTATTTGCCCAAAGAATGCTCCTTACGAATGACGGTCGTGCTCGTCTTGGACTTGGCGGTGCCCTTTGGGTCGGCCATGCTCATGCGATGCCGGCGTCAATAAGGAATGCTACCTGGTTGATCCTGCCAGTAGTCATATGCTTGTCTCAAAGATTAAGCCATGCATGTGTaatgttacgcaacgccttcctgatgatctttggaagggcaacgtaaggctaagcaaccgatgtcagtgcggttgctgtccgccaatgaggtcctcgccgcacgctagactagattgtcagtgccgtgcgggaaaaccaatgtcgtgagcaaattgcggaagctgagagagaattgggttttgaatgatgatgatgattttattgctgaatgaaaatgctgattacaatgatgtggtgtcgagggggagagacaccagaaaatgctgattgaaatgtttgattgtttggtcccccttaataatgcttaaaaaaaataaaccaacattacaagactagtcctaataaagctgtagaagcacactgaaatgaaaatgatgaaaactagtctatgattacaatgaaaaggacttagattattacaaggaaaaactaagtccgatggcagcatctttgtcttgcgggtctgcgcgcgcgttgctgtgggcgcgcgcgacacttgatgtgctggcctgaggctgggcactggtgcttggcatcagggtctgtgcgcgaggcgctgctggaatgggcctgcagctgggcgctggcgaggcatcaggatctgcgcgcgcggcattgtcagggcgcgcggcgctgttgtcattggccagcccttgggcgctggcgagaggcatcggtggggcgacagaggcacatgcgcgcttgtcacttggcgcagccaagaccacggggccgaccatggcgctaggcattgtgaggcttgctaggccgccatggggcgcggccaaggggtcatggggcatgtctggaaagcagcccatgacagaTAGCATGAGTTTGCTTACTCTACCCTTGATATATCAGCCTCTAGGAGTATTGGTAAAAAAAAGGTTACTATTATATGCTGTCCGTGCCTCATAACTGCCTAGTGTCTGTTTTGCAATTAATATCTGCTACTAAGGCGAGTCTTCTGCCTTTTGCTTCGCAGG contains:
- the LOC104215943 gene encoding ferredoxin-thioredoxin reductase catalytic chain, chloroplastic translates to MTTLQASTSYSVGFGISSFATLPKSSSRRYVTVAKMEPSEKSVEIMRKFSEQYARRSGTYFCMDKGVTSVVIKGLAEHKDTLGAPLCPCRHYDDKAAEAQQGFWNCPCVPMRER